Proteins from a single region of Primulina tabacum isolate GXHZ01 chromosome 5, ASM2559414v2, whole genome shotgun sequence:
- the LOC142545618 gene encoding uncharacterized protein LOC142545618 — MCCNMARPHAFPLVFRISVQPSRMGSLNPVSMFAGYHSIIGSCEKPGQQFLRCRETSAKLRFCVQSVVLSCSQLGARRFNSSYSEIEVEVERSKKTLPWLAKSRGREKREVGSSEVSKVFRSPWEESAEKFLKGRMEIRENRKFKGRRNELRNADDFSEDGDGDGDVEVGDDPRWDKIRNKVSKFVDVKSGSERPEVRTWINQENWGRKTWKEAKESTVPKLVGEGIYGVGPVLAALSAARREFYALYIQEGLDLGTNNRKKKDKKGFEKVLKMAEKLGLSQKELSKHDLNMVVDNRPHQGLVLDASPLEMVGIKELEPISIESEKGPLWLALDEVTDPQNLGAIIRSAYFFGASGVVLCAKNSAPLSGVVSKASAGSLELMELRSCKNMMQFLTSSSRNGWRVLGGSISSKTVPLNEVVPGAPTILVLGSEGTGLRPLVERSCTQLIRIPGNLPIDLIMTGDEDTGNIENPGQEFRSFLAVESLNVSVAAGVMLNHLIGKYL; from the coding sequence ATGTGCTGTAATATGGCAAGACCTCACGCATTCCCTTTAGTTTTTAGAATTTCTGTGCAGCCCTCCAGAATGGGAAGTTTAAATCCCGTTTCCATGTTTGCTGGTTATCATTCAATTATCGGGTCTTGTGAAAAACCGGGTCAACAGTTTCTGCGGTGTCGTGAAACGTCAGCTAAACTGCGTTTTTGTGTGCAAAGTGTTGTCTTGAGTTGTTCACAATTGGGTGCGAGACGTTTTAACAGTTCGTATTCTGAGATTGAGGTTGAGGTTGAGAGGAGCAAAAAGACCCTTCCTTGGTTGGCAAAATCCAGGGGGAGGGAAAAAAGAGAAGTAGGAAGTAGTGAGGTGAGTAAAGTGTTTCGGTCTCCATGGGAGGAATCGGCAGAAAAGTTTTTAAAAGGTAGGATGGAAATTAGAGAAAACCGAAAATTCAAAGGTAGGAGAAATGAGTTGAGGAATGCAGACGACTTTAGTGAGGACGGGGATGGGGATGGGGATGTGGAGGTTGGGGATGATCCAAGATGGGATAAAATTAGGAACAAGGTAAGCAAATTTGTCGATGTAAAATCAGGATCGGAAAGACCAGAAGTTAGGACATGGATTAATCAGGAAAATTGGGGTAGGAAGACATGGAAAGAAGCTAAAGAATCTACGGTACCAAAACTAGTTGGAGAAGGAATCTATGGAGTTGGTCCTGTTTTGGCTGCACTTTCGGCTGCACGAAGAGAATTCTATgcattgtatattcaagaaggTTTAGATTTGGGTACGAATAATAGGAAAAAGAAGGACAAGAAAGGTTTCGAGAAAGTTTTAAAGATGGCTGAGAAGCTTGGATTAAGCCAAAAAGAGCTATCAAAGCATGATTtgaacatggtagttgataatagGCCTCACCAGGGCCTGGTCCTTGATGCTTCACCGCTGGAAATGGTCGGGATAAAGGAGTTGGAACCTATTTCTATTGAGTCCGAAAAGGGCCCTCTTTGGCTGGCGTTGGATGAGGTCACTGATCCTCAAAATTTGGGGGCGATAATTCGATCTGCTTATTTTTTTGGTGCTTCTGGGGTAGTGTTGTGTGCTAAGAACTCGGCCCCGTTAAGTGGGGTTGTGAGCAAGGCCAGTGCGGGTTCACTCGAACTAATGGAGCTTAGATCGTGCAAGAATATGATGCAGTTCTTGACTTCATCTTCTAGAAATGGTTGGCGGGTTCTTGGTGGTTCGATTTCTTCAAAAACCGTTCCTTTGAATGAAGTTGTGCCTGGTGCTCCTACGATCCTTGTACTGGGCAGCGAAGGCACGGGTTTGAGGCCATTGGTGGAGAGATCTTGCACTCAGTTGATTAGAATTCCCGGAAATCTTCCCATAGATTTGATAATGACAGGAGATGAAGATACTGGCAACATTGAAAATCCAGGTCAAGAATTCCGGTCCTTCTTGGCTGTGGAAAGCTTGAACGTAAGTGTTGCAGCAGGTGTTATGCTGAATCACCTGATTGGGAAGTATTTGTGA
- the LOC142545619 gene encoding uncharacterized protein LOC142545619: MKFKPPPKRKKTDAAAFESPAHSTPVVSSLEKRDAVMMLIDKSTGDETHMSRVNSRIQQARDFAVTEAQQDGCMTSFRIFDSPYGNYLVPVIPTRAELGG, from the exons ATGAAATTCAAGCCTCCACCAAAGAGGAAGAAAACAGATGCCGCAGCTTTCGAAAG CCCCGCTCATTCGACACCTGTTGTCTCATCACTGGAAAAGCGAGACGCCGTTATGATGCTTATCGATAAATCAACA GGCGATGAGACTCATATGAGCCGTGTCAACTCAAGAATTCAACAGGCGAGGGATTTTGCTGTAACTGAAGCACAGCAAGACGGCTGCATGACAAGTTTTAGAATATTTGACTCTCCATACGGGAATTATCTTGTACCTGTGATTCCAACTCGAGCAGAACTCGGCGGTTAG